Proteins from one Anopheles nili chromosome 2, idAnoNiliSN_F5_01, whole genome shotgun sequence genomic window:
- the LOC128728801 gene encoding uncharacterized protein LOC128728801 has protein sequence MRSYHRPIYQEPTTILSNLIDRLVKAGLRDELERLLSGVDGFEEVFNIGEYAERDPIKEQLANDFRLLFPIVVRTLGGLQVGDAIEGPLQSKLRDVFNDFQSLLASMMHSESSVIQDIEKLPQAASDRARKYQSRGPGTQRTAPVVEETVYTTEMPAALYRADANDYDLEDERASPIVLEAAQDVDKNMETEKLLQFFPDGSDAKYELSLGPDLLSQERDSDETDDDTEVIVLTEDANLVKNSLQSVEGSGPMAVLVKDPEMAALIPHIIEQLRMENVTPEEKATLAEIFDDLWPLMEAEATRKQ, from the exons ATGCGTTCGTACCATCGTCCGATCTACCAGGAACCGACGACTATCCTTAGCAACCTGATCGATCGGCTAGTAAAAGCGGGTTTGCGGGATGAACTCGAACGACTTCTGTCGGGTGTCGACGGTTTTGAGGAGGTGTTCAACATTGGCGAGTACGCTGAACGGGATCCAATCAAGGAACAGTTGGCCAACGATTTCCGGCTGCTTTTCCCGATCGTCGTGCGAACTTTGGGTGGCCTGCAAGTTGGTGATGCGATCGAGGGCCCGCTCCAAAGCAAGCTGCGTGACGTGTTTAATGATTTCCAGTCACTTCTGGCAAGCATGATGCACTCGGAAAGCTCCGTAATTCAGGACATTGAAAAGTTGCCGCAAGCTGCGAGCGATCGGGCGCGAAAATACCAGTCGCGAGGTCCTGGAACACAACGTACTGCACCGGTCGTGGAGGAAACGGTGTATACGACGGAAATGCCTGCCGCCTTGTACAGAGCCGATGCAAATGACTACGATTTGGAAGATGAACGAGCTTCACCGATCGTCCTAGAAGCCGCTCAGGACGTTGATAAAAACATGGAGACTGAAAAGCTGTTGCAGTTTTTCCCAGACGGCAGTGACGCAAAATACGAGCTAAGTCTAGGGCCGGATCTATTGTCACAAGAGCGCGATTCTGACGAGACGGACGACGACACGGAGGTGATCGTGTTGACGGAGGACGCAAATCTAGTGAAAAATTCCCTGCAATCCGTAGAAG GTAGCGGACCGATGGCAGTGTTAGTGAAGGATCCGGAAATGGCCGCACTGATACCACACATTATCGAACAGCTACGCATGGAAAACGTGACGCCGGAGGAAAAGGCAACGCTGGCAGAAATCTTCGACGACCTGTGGCCGCTGATGGAGGCCGAGGCAACCCGAAAGCAGTAG
- the LOC128721498 gene encoding uncharacterized protein LOC128721498 encodes MKVLFNVFLLLLVFLAATGSSPLFSRKLGDWRDPWSAVAYRERLQSWGLYPKVFRYGTTNHRKPLSDLKRAELNWLTRIVRDNEEVQDNGRVWTASGESIERDRQYERFKEKHFQKMEQDAMEVLWRYR; translated from the exons ATGAAAGTGTTGTTCaacgtttttttgctgcttttggtgtttttggCAGCGACCGGAAGCAGTCCCTTGTTTTCGCGGAAAT TGGGAGATTGGAGAGATCCTTGGTCTGCTGTGGCATATCGCGAGCGGTTGCAGAGCTGGGGCCTCTATCCGAAGGTGTTTCGCTACGGGACGACGAATCACCGTAAGCCTCTGTCGGATCTGAAGCGAGCAGAACTGAACTGGCTTACGCGTATCGTTAGGGATAATGAGGAGGTGCAGGATAATGGACGTGTATGGACGGCTTCTGGTGAAAGTATCGAACGGGATCGACAGTACGAACGATTTAAGGAGAAACACTTTCAGAAAATGGAGCAGGATGCTATGGAGGTCCTATGGCGGTATCGTTGA
- the LOC128728811 gene encoding uncharacterized protein LOC128728811: MVAVSGYAIDQQISSESDEAALQVLHGFRMRLAAEGKIFTSKDLSMSALDELAVLQLLPNVISHVRMDTLSPLERDAFEHIYGSIWELIVEEAHRHRGQQRNAILGALLASPEIRNAPTAIRHESNNEIKHNSISKVFKTSTVAPVSRGFEKASSERVLDMAAAIVRKYYLRKAKSAPLERRKLVKPRRSDRLQSTDGHARQLSPNAIRVTIELPRFKRSIIQHPKRINNAVEEEDDPEMEAKILAAIQAQIGNPSLEEDDEEEEDEHERALLEEDSSEYLDDEAEYLGVLGDDDDDDDDDDDDDDDDDEAGNELDLGHIRPGLFTANTHDLENPSFNELLLLAARHRATQEQRRKQQHNLAHRRISSSVHSSYEDY, from the exons ATGGTGGCTGTTTCCGGTTATGCGATAGATCAGCAAATCTCCTCCGAATCAGATGAGGCAGCTCTGCAAGTGCTACACGGTTTCCGGATGCGTCTGGCcgcggaaggaaaaatcttCACATCCAAAG ATCTATCGATGAGTGCATTGGACGAGCTTGCAGTGCTCCAGTTACTTCCGAACGTTATCAGCCACGTGCGAATGGACACTCTTTCGCCCCTGGAACGCGATGCATTCGAGCACATTTACGGCAGCATCTGGGAGTTGATCGTGGAGGAGGCCCATCGTCATCGAGGCCAACAGCGAAATGCAATTTTGGGGGCGCTTCTGGCCTCTCCCGAAATACGCAACGCCCCGACCGCCATTCGGCACGAATCAAACAACGAAATCAAGCACAACTCCATTTCGAAGGTGTTCAAAACGTCCACGGTTGCGCCAGTCTCTCGTGGCTTCGAAAAAGCTTCCTCCGAGCGAGTCCTAGACATGGCTGCGGCGATCGTACGGAAGTACTACCTCCGCAAAGCAAAGTCAGCTCCATTGGAACGACGAAAGCTTGTGAAACCCCGTCGATCTGATCGTCTCCAAAGCACCGATGGGCATGCTAGGCAGCTTTCTCCCAACGCGATCCGTGTGACGATAGAGCTGCCTCGATTCAAGCGCTCCATCATCCAGCATCCGAAGCGAATCAACAACGCCGTTGAGGAAGAGGATGACCCCGAGATGGAGGCGAAAATTCTTGCCGCCATTCAAGCGCAGATCGGTAATCCCAGCCTTGAGGAGGAtgacgaagaggaagaagatgaACACGAGCGCGCTCTGCTGGAGGAGGATTCATCCGAGTACTTGGATGACGAAGCCGAATATTTGGGTGTCctgggtgatgatgatgatgatgacgacgatgacgacgacgatgatgatgacgatgatgaggcTGGGAATGAGCTAGACTTGGGTCATATTAGGCCCGGACTGTTCACAGCAAATACGCACGATTTAGAGAATCCATCGTTCAAtgagctgctgttgttggctgCGCGGCATAGAGCTACTCAGGAGCAGCGGCGGAAACAGCAGCACAATTTAGCACATCGGAGGATCTCGTCATCCGTACATAGCAGCTACGAGGACTATTAA
- the LOC128728822 gene encoding uncharacterized protein LOC128728822, with product MHFHRDQFVVLLLIYTLAVKSFVLAQQLATRNESQAEPRPTSRRGPRFLGLLGLLTGLTLVDSLDDDSDRPRRSGYVKIDVGRPSTLDPFYGAYGYSAPYWTGAGGSSINIKIPFRPGGSEFETMAVFPFPVPFPQVGPTHFGASAVATIEPRPSLFADTIPNVSSAAGSGVQSDEVEQQPATRKQKLTLKKPTTNGGRLSPPRTIRSTTQSEADDGDDTGTVEAPETTDTIEPQDPPVPMIEQTDVSTANTSSDQPATTEQTEPAEPASIVQAEINYVTQPAIPASYRVHPHSLTNVATIELTTSTPFANEDTFQPSHTDQWRNYYSSFAQHHRQLGFLPIALPAS from the exons ATGCATTTCCATCGCGACCAGTTCGTTGTGCTGTTGCTCATTTACACATTGGCTGTGAAAAGCTTCGTTTTGGCACAACAATTAGCCACTAGAAATGAATCTCAAGCCGAACCTCGGCCAACCTCCCGTCGAGGACCACGATTTCTCGGCCTACTGGGACTGCTCACCGGACTCACGCTCGTCGATTCGCTCGACGACGACAGTGACCGACCGCGTCGATCCGGCTACGTAAAGATCGACGTTGGCCGACCATCCACTCTCGATCCTTTCTATGGTGCGTATGGTTACAGCGCACCGTACTGGACCGGTGCCGGCGGATCGTCgatcaacataaaaatacCTTTCCGACCGGGCGGAAGTGAATTCGAAACAATGGcggtgtttccgtttccggtacCATTTCCCCAGGTCGGTCCAACCCACTTCGGTGCCTCAGCGGTAGCCACAATCGAACCACGACCGTCTTTATTCGCCGATACTATCCCAAACGTATCGAGCGCTGCG GGATCAGGGGTACAATCCGATGAAGTGGAGCAACAGCCAGCTACGCGAAAGCAAAAGCttacattaaaaaaacccaccacaaacGGTGGACGCTTGAGCCCACCTCGAACAATCCGCAGCACGACCCAGTCGGAGGcggacgatggcgatgataCCGGTACCGTTGAAGCGCCTGAAACAACCGACACGATCGAGCCACAGGACCCACCAGTGCCGATGATCGAGCAGACTGACGTCTCGACCGCTAATACATCGTCCGATCAACCAGCTACTACGGAGCAGACCGAACCAGCCGAACCGGCATCGATCGTACAAGCGGAGATCAATTACGTCACCCAGCCAGCGATTCCGGCCTCCTATCGCGTGCACCCGCACAGCCTCACCAACGTAGCCACGATCGAGCTGACAACGTCAACTCCTTTCGCCAACGAGGACACGTTTCAGCCAAGCCACACCGACCAATGGCGGAATTATTACAGCAGTTTCGCTCAGCACCACCGGCAGCTAGGCTTTCTACCGATCGCACTTCCCGCTTCCTGA
- the LOC128728832 gene encoding prominin-1 gives MFVPSGIFGGPAYIQCHQHTFLGGFGVQLGNGTEVPVTVPHDYPEPVATEDYVIPTLGLYHGSFVFAYLSTFLSYITPYELPVVYCLLELLRDAFHTKVSFLHLILEALKVESGYICLIAIFFLISLIPLCYTIAWGCAKEPDDDLNPGPTVDAIMQAEELSLEESLHCRKSFLALMLQVVMLLLIAGVIAMFVTNEQIASAVDQTPAVVRASLLDVATFLRDAEQQIRFVITEGLATATERIRDDLESVDKLLGEPIQHHLALFTGIDIIFESIIEISTSSSNLSRRIHLLQDALARAAKISYEAEYRLDELQIQLSVLQRQCTFRDRPLCDTLRIRNFEDTGLIERIRKLQVDRTLAKLMAMGEAGRNSSMHALTQELTLARATFRNYATDVRNVTEEQADRVHERLEELTGDTLATTGVLTHAVGELIEQVNRTSNFSDSFFDRYREIGAILWLAGLATTIMTLLVTLILLSALSCGCCHADSKAGITLILGAVCICIASLALSGFAMMEMLLGAHGQVFLCQPLYDAPGYSVLQKLIDKPGLIYPVEPQHGIIGELLRQAAPPNASWTRPIQVSLSTALNKCEDGHGSYATFQLDALLNLSAALEHHQRPELERAIESVAASEEPFVGFTARIQTILEDMLFDSDLNLTGMRMELTQLSPDKDVLTFIDQLQRVSAQIQDVATSSRMTTLGSRAKRLQLSLLAPLEQLRGDIVYHLTALELQLSPWAAQVNKSLTHLRNAQAFLDSDAAEVCYNRSDLYRDRLRAHLDAYRNYTAVVLRERCASCRPLFDIFDAMRMLFCHHIMDPMNGLWFSAFLCLFLWAVATPLSLMLSSTYRRIDVLSSKLQHSNSNRYNARASVREDQRESSHWSTQRSVSVHVNAVTESSTDEDLPGMNDSDPVTEDGAVVIEYIELRYENGDPTNYAESLI, from the exons ATGTTCGTGCCGTCGGGCATCTTCGGTGGACCTGCGTACATACAGTGCCATCAGCACACGTTCCTGGGGGGCTTCGGTGTTCAGCTGGGGAATGGAACA GAAGTGCCGGTGACCGTCCCACATGATTATCCCGAGCCGGTAGCAACGGAAGACTACGTCATCCCCACGCTCGGGCTGTACCATGGTTCGTTTGTGTTCGCCTATCTGTCTACGTTTCTGTCCTACATCACACCTTACGAGCTGCCAGTAG TTTACTGCCTCCTAGAGCTGCTGCGTGACGCCTTCCACACGAAGGTGTCCTTCCTGCATCTGATCCTCGAG GCACTCAAGGTGGAGTCGGGCTACATCTGTCTGATAGCGATCTTCTTCCTGATATCACTCATTCCGCTCTGTTACACCATCGCCTGGGGCTGTGCGAAAGAACCGGACGATGACCTCAACCCAGGACCAACCGTCGACGCCATCATGCAGGCGGAGGAGCTTTCACTCGAGGAAAGCTTGCACTGCCGGAAAAGCTTCCTAGCGCTGATGCTGCAAGTcgtgatgttgctgctgat tgCCGGCGTGATAGCGATGTTCGTGACGAACGAGCAGATCGCGTCAGCCGTCGATCAAACACCGGCCGTTGTGCGCGCATCGCTCCTCGACGTGGCCACGTTCCTGCGCGATGCCGAACAGCAGATACGGTTCGTGATAACGGAGGGTCTCGCTACCGCGACCGAGCGCATCCGTGACGATCTGGAAAGCGTGGACAAGCTGCTTGGGGAACCGATCCAGCACCATTTGGCGCTGTTCACCGGCATTGACATCATCTTCGAGTCGATCATTGAGATcagcacgagcagcagcaacctaTCGCGGCGGATTCACCTGCTGCAGGATGCGCTCGCACGGGCAGCTAAGATCTCGTACGAAGCCGAATACCGGCTGGACGAGCTGCAGATTCAGCTGTCGGTGTTGCAGCGCCAGTGCACGTTTCGTGATCGGCCGCTCTGTGACACGCTGCGCATCCGCAACTTCGAGGATACTGGGCTGATCGAGCGGATCCGCAAGCTACAGGTCGATCGAACACTCGCCAAGCTGATGGCGATGGGTGAAGCCGGTCGGAACAGCAGCATGCACGCGTTGACGCAGGAGCTAACATTGGCTCGGGCCACCTTCCGCAATTATGCCACGGACGTGCGAAACGTGACTGAGGAGCAAGCGGATCGGGTACACGAACGTCTCGAGGAGTTGACTGGGGATACTCTAGCGACCACCGGTGTGCTGACACACGCAGTTGGCGAGCTGATCGAGCAGGTTAACCGAACGTCGAATTTTTCGGACTCCTTCTTCGATCGGTACCGCGAGATCGGTGCCATCCTTTGGCTAGCTGGGCTGGCAACCACAATTATGACGCTGCTGGTGACGCTTATCCTTTTGAGTGCGCTCAGTTGCGGCTGTTGCCACGCGGATAGCAAAGCCGGCATTACGCTCATCCTCGGTGCCGTGTGTATCTGTATCGCGAGCCTCGCCTTGTCCGGGTTTGCTATGATGGAGATGCTGCTCGGCGCACACGGTCAGGTATTCCTTTGTCAGCCATTGTATGACGCTCCCGGGTATTCCGTGCTGCAGAAACTGATCGATAAACCGGGACTGATCTACCCGGTAGAGCCCCAACACGGCATCATCGGGGAGTTGTTGCGACAGGCGGCGCCACCAAATGCTAGCTGGACGCGCCCGATACAGGTGTCCCTTTCGACGGCACTGAACAAGTGTGAGGATGGGCACGGTTCGTACGCCACGTTTCAGCTGGACGCGTTGCTTAACCTTTCTGCGGCACTCGAGCATCACCAGCGGCCTGAGCTCGAGCGTGCCATCGAATCGGTCGCGGCCAGCGAGGAACCGTTCGTTGGGTTCACCGCCCGCATCCAAACCATCCTCGAGGACATGCTGTTCGATTCGGATCTCAATCTCACCGGTATGCGCATGGAGCTGACGCAACTCTCACCCGATAAGGACGTGCTGACGTTCATCGATCAGCTGCAGCGTGTGTCGGCGCAGATTCAGGACGTTGCGACGTCTAGCCGCATGACGACGCTGGGGTCTCGTGCCAAGCGGCTGCAGCTGTCCTTGCTGGCCCCGTTGGAACAGCTGCGTGGGGATATCGTGTATCATCTGACGGCGCTGGAGCTCCAGCTGTCACCGTGGGCGGCTCAGGTTAACAAAAGCCTGACGCACCTGCGAAACGCGCAGGCTTTCCTCGACAGTGATGCTGCTGAGGTGTGCTACAACCGCAGCGACCTCTACCGGGACCGGTTGCGGGCGCATCTCGATGCGTATCGCAATTACACGGCTGTCGTGTTACGTGAGCGGTGCGCAAGTTGCCGGCCGCTGTTCGATATTTTTGACGCGATGCGCATGCTTTTCTGTCACCATATCATGGACCCGATGAACGGGCTCTGGTTCTCGGCCTTCTTGTGTCTGTTTCTGTGGGCTGTCGCGACGCCACTCTCACTCATGCTGTCGTCCACCTACCGGAGGATCGATGTACTTTCCAGTAAGCTCCAGCACTCCAACAGCAACCGTTACAA CGCTCGCGCATCCGTTCGAGAGGATCAACGAGAGTCCAGCCATTGGTCGACGCAGCG ATCCGTCTCAGTGCACGTGAACGCGGTGACGGAGTCCAGCACCGACGAAGACCTTCCGGGGATGAACGACTCGGATCCGGTCACCGAGGATGGTGCCGTCGTGATCGAGTACATCGAGCTGCGGTACGAGAACGGTGATCCAACGAACTACGCCGAAAGTTTGATCTAG